The DNA window TTTTGCAATTCTTTTactcaaaagaaaacactgcTTATTCTCAGAGACAATCCTCTAGTGGTACTGTTGCGTGCACAAGTATTTTTAGGCGGCGGCGGCCCAAACTATGGAGGAGGTGGTAACTCCTACGCCGGAGGAGGTGAGTGCTACTTTTCGATCTTGTCGCAGTCGAAAGTTTCTGCGTACTTTTCATCCTAATGCTCAAGCGCTGTGAAGAAAGCGGGTTTTGGAATATTGTCAATACAGCAGTTTTACCCTAAACTTTGAGAAAGTGCCTCGGAATTGGAAGGAAACAAATACACATGTTGCATGTTTCTTGGTTCAtaagaatattttaggtggtggcggcggcggtggcggttatggcggcggtggtggcggcggcggtggcggtTATGGCGGAAGTGGCGGCGGCGGTTATGGTGGaggtggcggcggcggcggagGCGGTTAGTTCGTTTCTGAAGCATCCACTTTGCATAGAAATTATGTTGCATGTTAATGTTCTTTCACAGGTTACGTCACTGCTCCGATTTACCCACCAGCTGCTCCTATATCTCCACCTCCAGCTTCTCCACCCATgcaaccacctccaccaccaccaccatcataCGGTGGTCCATCAGGAGGATATCAGCAACCGCCACAGGCTTCTCCACCCATgcaaccacctccaccaccaccaccatcataCGGTGGTCCATCAGGAGGATATCAGCAACCACCACAGGCTTCTCAACCCATTCAACCACCACCTCCACCGTCATATGGTGGTCCATCAGGAGGATATCAGCAACCACCACCATCAGGAGGAGGATACCAGAAACCCCCACCAATGCCAACACCATACAATCCTCCATCTCCTCCACCACCAGGACCTGCCCCTTATGACCCACCGGCGCCCCCTCCACCACAGCCATACAATCCTCCATCACCACCATCAGGAGGTTACCAACAGCCACCATCACCACCATCAGGAGGTTACCAACAGCCGCCACCTTCTGGAGGAGGGTACCGTCAAGGACCACAACCTACACCATACCAACCTCCTTCTCCACCTGCCCCCCGCTACGACCCTCCTGCTCCtcctccacctccaccaccaccatcaggAGGTTATCAACAGCCACCACCTTCTGGAGGTTATCAACAGCCACCACCATCAGGAGGTTATCAACAGCCACCACCTTCTGGAGGAGGGTACCGCCAAGGACCACAACCTACACCGTACCAACCTCCCTCTCCACCTGCCCCACACTACGATCCTCCCGCCCCTCCTGCACCATATAACCCTCCATCTCCATCTGGAGGCTACAAACAGCCACCTCCAGTAAGTGGTTTACCTGATCATAAATAGGCTTGATTTTTAGCACcaattttttgctatttcaGCCTATTTCACCACCCAGCGGAGGCGGATACGGCGTTGCTCCTCCACCAATCGGCCCACCACCAGTTGGACCTTCACCACCTTGTAGGTTTCTTCAACGACATTCCGTAAGCAGTTTATAGAGAAGGGAATAAAGTAAAAGACTAAATTTAGCCGGCGGTTATGCTCAATCTGGCAGCTACCAACGACGCTTCTACAATAAGGCCAGATCTATGCATAAAACTGTTGCCAAGATATGAATGGTCAAGAAGGCATGAGCAGCTAGTGTACTGTATTGATGGCAGACAGTTTTTTTAGTGTAAATTGTGTAAAttcagaaacaaataaaaatttaaaactaaaactagTCTTTGCAAAACAACGATGCACTTTTCACAATAGGTGATTTACAGAGGTAGTTCCAGAGAGAGGAGCTACATTGTGGAAAAAACTCAGCTCATAAAATGATGAATTTATtttgggagtttttttttcagctcaaCACTTTTCATTTACGATAGCATAGATACAAGTGGGTCGAGCTGTAGTTGCATAAAATATGTTTTGTAGGTGACATTTACAACATAACAATCTGTTTATTAACGCTCTTCTGATGAAACTAGAGAAGCGTAGCATTAAATGTTTACTGTTCCGAGGTGAGCGAATGCACTAGTGAGGGAAAGAGGGAATTGAAGAATCGAACACAACGGTGACGGTCTCCGTAGTGTAGCCGACAAGAAGACTCACATCGCAGTGTCTGCGACTCAGGGGATTTAAAAGGGAAATCAATGATTAGGTGAGCTAACCCGAATAAAATTCCGCatcctgagaaaaaattgttacaTTCTATTTCCGGATCTAATGTTACGTCTACGAGTCTCGACTACTTCCAGGAAGATTATTTTGGGTGAGTCTACTCACCAAAAGCGCCACCTAGGTAGAGTGAGGATTGATCACCTACCGACTACATGCTCTGAGAACGTGAACGAACTAAATGGGGTGGGGAACATGGCGAAATAGAATCAGTTGCCCttggaaaggaagaaattttagaaaagaggTGTCGATTTTTCTACGTGGTGTTTTTATGAGAAACTTTCCTTCAATACTCCCTCGAGTCTATAACCCGAGCCTCAAAAATTCTAACACAAGAACATAAAAGTGCATTGATAGGATAGTCGGGATGGTGATGAGAATGACATCTcatacttcacttttttcttgcgcTTCAACAATTCT is part of the Necator americanus strain Aroian chromosome V, whole genome shotgun sequence genome and encodes:
- a CDS encoding hypothetical protein (NECATOR_CHRV.G20438.T4), with amino-acid sequence MGAVSASKDTALRFPWLWIKPIWYLSGVGFEFDRLVKRTNDFTRGVIAERKRTLEEEGLIEGNGGDIRKEKLAFLDLLLRMQHENQLSDEDIREEVDTFMFEGHDTTSSGIGFTVWWLGQSEESQRKLHEELDQVFGCSDRSPTQEDLKQLVYLEKCIKESLRLTPSVPLVARRLAEDVTVGETILPEGLTVVVVPVTTARDPRYWEKPDEFYPEHFDMDKVAGRDPYSYIPFSAGPRNCIGQKFALLEEKAVLSWIFRRYHVETMDPFPVNRALPELILRPSRGVRVRLTKRCLLPSTVGQRQRELACQYATGGGGGGGSYGTGGGGPNYGGGGNSYAGGGGGGGGGGYGGGGGGGGGGYGGSGGGGYGGGGGGGGGGYVTAPIYPPAAPISPPPASPPMQPPPPPPPSYGGPSGGYQQPPQASPPMQPPPPPPPSYGGPSGGYQQPPQASQPIQPPPPPSYGGPSGGYQQPPPSGGGYQKPPPMPTPYNPPSPPPPGPAPYDPPAPPPPQPYNPPSPPSGGYQQPPSPPSGGYQQPPPSGGGYRQGPQPTPYQPPSPPAPRYDPPAPPPPPPPPSGGYQQPPPSGGYQQPPPSGGYQQPPPSGGGYRQGPQPTPYQPPSPPAPHYDPPAPPAPYNPPSPSGGYKQPPPPISPPSGGGYGVAPPPIGPPPVGPSPPSGGYAQSGSYQRRFYNKARSMHKTVAKI
- a CDS encoding hypothetical protein (NECATOR_CHRV.G20438.T2), which codes for MRSILVVSLLTTAYCQYATGGGGGGGSYGTGGGGPNYGGGGNSYAGGGGGGGGGGYGGGGGGGGGGYGGSGGGGYGGGGGGGGGGYVTAPIYPPAAPISPPPASPPMQPPPPPPPSYGGPSGGYQQPPQASPPMQPPPPPPPSYGGPSGGYQQPPQASQPIQPPPPPSYGGPSGGYQQPPPSGGGYQKPPPMPTPYNPPSPPPPGPAPYDPPAPPPPQPYNPPSPPSGGYQQPPSPPSGGYQQPPPSGGGYRQGPQPTPYQPPSPPAPRYDPPAPPPPPPPPSGGYQQPPPSGGYQQPPPSGGYQQPPPSGGGYRQGPQPTPYQPPSPPAPHYDPPAPPAPYNPPSPSGGYKQPPPPISPPSGGGYGVAPPPIGPPPVGPSPPCRFLQRHSPAVMLNLAATNDASTIRPDLCIKLLPRYEWSRRHEQLVYCIDGRQMVSSTEVKKHAVESMGVVPVGKTPEKIQNGVDFYKYFFTHHPEARKYFKGAENFTADDVQKSERFEKQGTALLLSVHILANTYDNEEVFRAFCRDHINRHATKGIDPHYWKTFWSIWTGFLESKGATLSADQKTAWETLGTMFNEECQSHLSKLGLPHA